A single genomic interval of Leptospirales bacterium harbors:
- a CDS encoding VOC family protein yields MILLEGLHHISLGSSDLDRAIAFYQDVLDFDLAERSDKFALLHLDPFYVRLNLISGYRAAVKNPGETSLAFILDVDDFTNAIAELEEKSIEIIKGPIAIDGGESLLISDPDGHLIELFYNE; encoded by the coding sequence ATGATACTTCTCGAAGGACTGCACCACATCTCGCTTGGCAGTTCAGATCTTGATCGCGCAATTGCTTTCTACCAGGACGTGCTTGATTTCGACCTTGCGGAGCGCAGCGACAAATTTGCTCTGCTGCACCTGGACCCGTTTTACGTTCGACTGAACCTGATCAGCGGCTACCGCGCGGCAGTGAAGAATCCGGGCGAAACCAGCCTGGCTTTCATTCTTGATGTGGATGATTTTACCAACGCCATCGCGGAGCTGGAAGAAAAAAGTATCGAGATTATCAAAGGACCGATTGCCATCGACGGCGGAGAGTCGCTGCTGATTTCCGATCCGGACGGTCACCTGATCGAGCTTTTCTACAACGAGTAA
- a CDS encoding methionine biosynthesis protein MetW, with the protein MNQHLYNMVVDWIPRHSRVLDLGTGDGEFLERLNREKQTRGEGVEKDPEMAARCVERGLIVHHGDILDGLDQYPDDAFDCICILGTFQELLSPQQVLAESFRVSANVVVGYHNCAFWQARLQLGLNGRSPRLGRAAEPWYQSPNVQFFSVEDFEDFAETSGMRLIQSGYFNARGSLRWRPNLRASEALAWIQRAGQGGNGK; encoded by the coding sequence ATGAATCAGCATCTGTACAACATGGTGGTTGATTGGATTCCGCGACATTCGCGAGTTCTCGACCTGGGTACCGGCGACGGCGAATTTCTGGAACGGCTCAATCGCGAAAAACAAACGCGCGGCGAAGGCGTGGAGAAGGATCCGGAAATGGCTGCGCGCTGCGTAGAGCGCGGATTGATAGTCCACCATGGCGATATTCTCGACGGGCTGGATCAATACCCGGATGATGCCTTCGACTGCATTTGCATTCTTGGAACCTTCCAGGAACTGCTCTCGCCGCAGCAAGTCCTGGCCGAAAGTTTTCGGGTGAGCGCAAATGTGGTAGTTGGCTATCACAATTGCGCATTCTGGCAGGCGAGGCTGCAGCTGGGTCTCAATGGTCGCAGCCCGCGTCTGGGAAGAGCCGCAGAGCCGTGGTACCAGAGTCCGAACGTGCAATTTTTTTCCGTCGAAGACTTTGAGGACTTTGCGGAGACTTCAGGAATGAGACTGATCCAGAGCGGCTACTTCAATGCGCGCGGTTCGCTTCGCTGGCGGCCCAATCTTCGGGCCAGCGAGGCCCTGGCCTGGATCCAACGCGCCGGGCAGGGAGGAAACGGGAAATGA
- a CDS encoding SpoIIE family protein phosphatase, with product MSMLYFNAWAIGTLVCCIFTILLFTYLAFLKNKTAATTALAILYLGAFVLDLGFFLSAVLPAPIASFHRFLTIPGAFTPLVSMVQLGYSYPRNIHRKESRIVLGILIAASVLLTVDFAFRALQIAPQFDFKGQIFNYPHEYGARVAAAIMGIVLWFVVVTIRKALQFKGEERRALIQMSVALLIPTFIPGLANALFQNGRVSYLWFQWIFVASTLLGYFAITIVFINNAVERTSFMTKIVGISLVTILLVVQLLATVVGIQSDENYDQMHIQEARNYRFATPDENSRAAYILEMPMRATLSSAPRTLFRREGFDLDLQAARRSMFQSLSERSFERRLPRWLDLHGTQLYYAFHIEDSAHGRILEVGFPYLDYRSFQDKSARLISFITLALAVMIIGLYPVFFSRNLVRPLNTLLEGVGEVNTGNLTVSIPVLVQDEIGYLSESFNKMVRSILEGKQQLQLYAETLEEKVKERTLELSNSLQQVQQLKGQQDGDYFLTSLILRPLMTNWNKSQLVQTEMFLEQKKHFSFRERHSELGGDICVTGNLRFGDPERPDRYIMFCNADAMGKSMQGAGGAIVMGTALNNIMARSASSDRVLAVHPRSWLEETYRELNSVFRTFDGSMTCSCVLGLVHEQSGQMYYFNAEHPWTVVYRAGRAEFLEEELMLRKLGSPSEFPFQVIERQLSEGDIVLVGSDGRDDVEISGGKAGGERVINEDHELFRRIVEQSAGELEAIVRRVKEAGEITDDFSLIRIAFHENAGRLSTERDMLEARKLLDAGEYEPARDLLLQSMRRPESDMSPAEMLAGAAYQRKDYATATEALEQCLEFAPDSADFWYQLSMALKQMRQFERARDAGERVLGLQPLRIGNLVTLADCYRLLGQSARARELLQQALQQDPQHRAARRVLELLGAST from the coding sequence GTGTCGATGCTTTACTTCAACGCCTGGGCCATTGGTACTTTGGTCTGCTGTATTTTCACCATTCTGCTATTTACCTATCTTGCCTTTTTGAAAAACAAGACTGCCGCCACCACGGCTCTGGCCATCCTCTATCTGGGCGCCTTTGTGCTGGACCTCGGCTTCTTCCTTTCCGCCGTACTACCCGCTCCAATCGCCTCCTTCCATCGATTCCTTACCATTCCGGGCGCCTTTACCCCGCTGGTATCCATGGTGCAGCTTGGCTATTCCTACCCGCGCAACATCCATCGCAAAGAATCCAGAATCGTTCTGGGAATCTTGATTGCCGCGTCCGTATTGCTAACCGTCGACTTCGCATTTCGCGCCTTACAGATTGCGCCGCAATTTGACTTCAAGGGCCAGATCTTCAACTATCCGCATGAGTATGGCGCCCGGGTTGCAGCTGCAATCATGGGCATCGTGCTCTGGTTCGTCGTTGTCACCATTCGCAAGGCGCTGCAATTCAAAGGCGAGGAGCGGCGAGCGCTCATCCAGATGAGCGTAGCACTACTCATTCCCACCTTCATCCCCGGCCTGGCCAATGCGCTTTTTCAAAACGGTCGGGTAAGCTACCTCTGGTTTCAATGGATCTTTGTAGCGTCGACCCTGCTTGGATACTTCGCCATAACGATCGTGTTTATCAACAATGCCGTTGAGCGAACGTCCTTTATGACTAAGATTGTTGGTATTTCACTGGTAACCATCCTGCTGGTGGTGCAGTTGCTGGCCACTGTAGTTGGCATCCAGAGCGACGAAAACTATGATCAAATGCACATTCAGGAGGCGCGCAACTATCGCTTTGCTACGCCCGACGAGAACAGTCGAGCCGCCTACATCCTGGAAATGCCGATGCGCGCGACCTTAAGCAGCGCGCCGCGCACCCTCTTCCGGCGCGAAGGTTTTGACCTGGATCTGCAGGCAGCGCGCAGGTCGATGTTCCAGTCGCTCTCCGAACGCAGTTTTGAACGGCGATTGCCGCGCTGGCTGGACCTTCATGGGACGCAGCTTTACTATGCTTTTCACATCGAAGACAGCGCCCACGGCAGAATACTGGAAGTTGGCTTCCCTTACCTGGACTACCGTAGCTTCCAAGACAAGTCGGCGCGTTTGATATCTTTTATTACTCTGGCACTGGCGGTGATGATCATTGGCCTGTATCCAGTGTTCTTTTCGCGCAACCTGGTCCGTCCGCTGAACACGCTGCTGGAAGGAGTGGGCGAAGTAAATACCGGCAACCTGACGGTCAGCATTCCGGTACTGGTGCAGGATGAAATAGGCTACCTTTCGGAATCCTTTAACAAGATGGTTCGCAGCATCCTGGAGGGGAAGCAGCAGCTGCAACTCTACGCCGAAACGCTGGAGGAAAAGGTCAAAGAACGGACGCTGGAGCTTTCCAACTCCTTGCAACAGGTACAACAATTGAAGGGGCAGCAGGACGGCGACTACTTCCTCACTTCTTTGATCCTGCGACCGCTGATGACCAACTGGAACAAGAGTCAGTTGGTACAAACTGAAATGTTTCTGGAGCAGAAAAAGCACTTCAGCTTCCGCGAGCGACACTCCGAATTGGGCGGGGACATTTGCGTTACGGGTAATTTGCGTTTTGGCGATCCGGAGCGTCCCGACCGCTATATCATGTTCTGCAATGCGGACGCCATGGGCAAGTCGATGCAAGGCGCCGGCGGGGCCATCGTGATGGGCACCGCACTCAACAATATCATGGCTCGTTCGGCCAGCAGCGACCGCGTGTTGGCCGTGCATCCGCGCTCCTGGCTGGAGGAAACATATCGCGAACTCAATAGCGTTTTTCGGACCTTCGATGGCAGCATGACCTGTTCCTGCGTACTGGGCCTCGTGCACGAGCAAAGCGGCCAGATGTATTACTTCAACGCCGAACACCCATGGACGGTTGTCTATCGTGCAGGCCGCGCCGAATTTCTGGAAGAAGAGCTGATGCTGCGAAAACTGGGGTCGCCTTCCGAGTTCCCGTTTCAGGTAATTGAGCGGCAGCTTTCCGAGGGCGATATTGTCCTCGTCGGCAGCGACGGGCGGGACGATGTCGAGATATCGGGGGGCAAGGCCGGCGGCGAAAGAGTAATCAATGAAGACCATGAGCTTTTTCGCCGCATAGTCGAACAGAGCGCTGGCGAATTGGAGGCCATAGTTCGTAGAGTCAAGGAGGCCGGTGAAATCACTGACGATTTCAGTTTGATTCGCATTGCATTTCACGAAAACGCGGGACGACTCTCGACGGAGCGAGATATGCTGGAAGCCCGCAAGCTTCTGGATGCAGGCGAGTACGAGCCAGCGCGTGATTTGCTGTTGCAATCCATGCGCCGACCGGAATCGGACATGTCCCCAGCTGAAATGCTGGCCGGGGCGGCTTACCAGCGCAAGGACTACGCTACGGCAACCGAAGCTCTGGAGCAATGTCTGGAATTTGCGCCGGACAGCGCCGACTTTTGGTACCAACTATCTATGGCGCTCAAGCAAATGCGACAATTTGAACGAGCGCGCGACGCCGGCGAGCGCGTACTCGGGCTCCAGCCACTACGAATTGGAAATCTCGTCACTCTGGCGGATTGCTATCGTCTGCTGGGGCAGAGCGCACGAGCGCGTGAGCTCTTGCAACAGGCGCTGCAACAGGATCCACAACATCGTGCCGCTCGTCGGGTGCTAGAACTGCTGGGCGCTTCGACCTGA
- a CDS encoding OmpA family protein, whose translation MNRRILRRLLQSSLCLALLSLASGSARAQSAGDGSAPDGEARLFQFKLDPGDTLSVDKYQYIRIFDGFNWISREEKNRIVLRVLERAENGDASLEGDFVTYSREPRQTGEFRRDRDFHSKFIIGVNGQYRVADAYTMPNLRSLPGFPDRALQPGERWTAPAMEVLDISSRRMSVPVEAEYQYLGQAPLTMPDGAVRQLDRIAYQYSYSAPSNLPGVRSVTGVSACQLWFDVAAGTPVFDANRLVYSFHMIDGSVQEFHFSIDSWWKKSRTATNEERSRIADEIRAGLQGAGEDIQVRAGDEGVTLELSDILFDHNSAQLSPQARQSLARIAEALQRYSDREVRISGHTDSTGNADYNLRLSEGRARSVVRALQQEFNVDPRRLSYRGYGETQPAASNSTPEGRQRNRRVEVLIVTD comes from the coding sequence ATGAACCGTCGTATTCTCCGACGCCTGCTGCAAAGCAGCCTGTGCCTGGCCCTCCTCAGCCTGGCCTCCGGTTCAGCTCGCGCCCAGAGCGCAGGCGACGGGTCTGCGCCGGATGGCGAGGCGCGCTTATTTCAATTCAAACTTGATCCCGGCGACACGTTGAGCGTCGACAAATACCAGTATATCCGCATATTTGATGGCTTCAACTGGATCTCCAGAGAAGAGAAGAATCGCATCGTTCTGCGCGTTCTGGAGCGCGCCGAAAACGGCGATGCCTCGCTGGAGGGCGACTTCGTCACCTACAGTCGCGAACCGCGGCAGACCGGAGAGTTTCGTCGCGATCGCGACTTTCATAGCAAATTCATCATTGGCGTCAATGGGCAGTATCGCGTAGCCGACGCCTATACGATGCCAAACTTGCGCAGCCTGCCCGGCTTTCCTGATCGCGCCTTGCAGCCGGGCGAACGCTGGACTGCGCCGGCGATGGAAGTGCTGGATATCAGCTCGCGACGCATGAGCGTCCCGGTTGAGGCTGAATACCAGTATCTGGGCCAGGCCCCATTGACCATGCCGGATGGCGCTGTACGTCAGCTGGATCGCATTGCCTACCAATACAGTTACAGTGCGCCATCCAATTTGCCGGGAGTGCGCAGCGTGACTGGCGTATCAGCCTGCCAGCTCTGGTTTGATGTAGCCGCCGGAACCCCCGTGTTTGACGCCAATCGATTGGTTTATAGCTTTCATATGATCGATGGCAGCGTTCAAGAGTTCCATTTCAGCATTGATAGTTGGTGGAAAAAGTCGCGCACTGCCACAAACGAGGAGCGCAGCCGAATCGCCGATGAGATCCGCGCCGGACTGCAGGGCGCCGGAGAAGACATTCAAGTGCGCGCCGGCGACGAGGGTGTTACTCTGGAGCTGAGCGACATTCTATTTGATCACAACAGCGCGCAGTTGAGTCCGCAGGCGCGGCAAAGTCTGGCGCGCATTGCTGAGGCCCTCCAACGCTACAGCGATCGCGAGGTCCGAATCAGCGGCCACACTGACTCGACGGGCAACGCCGACTACAATCTGCGTCTCTCCGAAGGCAGGGCGCGCTCTGTGGTGCGTGCACTGCAGCAGGAATTCAACGTAGATCCGCGCCGACTTTCCTACCGTGGCTATGGCGAAACACAGCCCGCGGCCTCCAATTCGACGCCGGAAGGTCGGCAGCGCAACCGTCGGGTCGAAGTGCTGATCGTAACCGATTGA
- a CDS encoding class I SAM-dependent methyltransferase, with protein sequence MTVSKITARNADRHMLYQEAVQNVEFEAGMIARIYRKLRGKDAQSLKEDFCGTFALACEWIRRGKMRSAVGVDLDGSVLQWGRKHNLSALNASQQERLQIVKANVLDVRQPQVDIVGAFNFSYWIFKTRAELSAYYVNCLKSLKRDGILVLDAFGGARAHTEQEEPRRCSGFTYVWEHAHFSPVTHDMECRIHFKFRDGTMMRNAFKYSWRLWSPAEITELLLEAGFKEVRHYFEGTDHKTGEGNGVFRETSAGESAECWIAYIVALR encoded by the coding sequence ATGACTGTAAGCAAGATCACTGCTCGAAATGCCGATCGGCACATGCTCTACCAGGAGGCCGTGCAGAACGTCGAATTCGAAGCCGGAATGATCGCCCGTATCTATCGCAAGTTGCGCGGAAAAGATGCGCAGTCTTTGAAAGAGGACTTTTGCGGTACATTTGCCCTGGCCTGCGAATGGATTCGTCGCGGCAAAATGCGTTCGGCGGTCGGCGTGGACCTTGATGGCAGCGTTTTGCAGTGGGGCCGCAAACACAACCTGTCCGCGCTGAACGCCAGCCAGCAAGAGCGTCTGCAGATCGTGAAGGCCAACGTTCTTGATGTCAGGCAACCGCAAGTTGATATTGTTGGCGCGTTTAACTTTTCTTACTGGATCTTTAAGACGCGGGCCGAATTGAGCGCCTACTATGTGAATTGTCTGAAATCGCTGAAGCGCGACGGCATCCTCGTCCTCGACGCCTTTGGCGGCGCCCGCGCCCACACGGAACAGGAGGAGCCGCGACGCTGTAGCGGATTCACCTACGTTTGGGAACATGCCCACTTTTCGCCGGTTACGCACGATATGGAATGCCGCATTCATTTCAAATTTCGCGACGGAACGATGATGCGCAATGCCTTCAAGTACAGCTGGCGACTCTGGTCGCCGGCGGAGATTACCGAATTGCTGCTGGAAGCCGGCTTCAAGGAAGTGCGGCACTATTTTGAGGGGACTGACCACAAGACCGGCGAAGGCAACGGCGTATTCCGCGAAACTTCCGCCGGCGAATCAGCGGAGTGCTGGATCGCATATATTGTCGCCCTGCGCTGA
- a CDS encoding acyl-CoA/acyl-ACP dehydrogenase yields MKDVVSRLNEKLSQTLKQVTNNLAERSLDNGQISVAKMDENQVIHYNLAYHTAESNIANYMGDYAWSQGGAVEQDMALIFAGEALNRLRGELAGRQQEYGISDGELNDLFSAENNRVIQEAQKAERYNQLAEEALKGNFGLSGLNEDQTTLRDTFRQFADEVVAPRAEHVHRHDDFVPDEILNGLVEMGAFGITIPGQYGGFLDDYGNTGMMLVTEELSRGGLSIAGSLITRPEILSKALLKGGTDEQKQKWLPALAAGERINSIAVTEPNFGSDVAGMKVAADKVEGGWLINGVKTWCTFAGYSDVVLVLARTEKDLGLKHKGLSILLAEKPRDKGHKFEFKQDKGGKIEGSAIPTIGYRGMHSFEVNFDNYFVPDENLIGGEKGRGQGFYLQMAGFAGGRVQTAARANGVMQASLEAACRYASERKVFGREIMHYQMTKWKIARMAMIVQCSRQYSLHVARLMDDHKGQMEATLIKFYASRISEWVAREAMQIHGGMGYAEEYAVSRYFVDARVFSIFEGAEEVMALRVCARDLLNQAAPVAR; encoded by the coding sequence ATGAAAGATGTTGTCTCCAGGCTGAATGAAAAGCTGTCTCAAACTCTCAAGCAAGTTACCAACAATCTTGCCGAACGATCGCTGGATAACGGTCAGATCTCCGTTGCAAAAATGGATGAGAATCAGGTCATCCACTATAACCTCGCTTATCACACTGCGGAAAGCAACATTGCCAACTATATGGGCGACTATGCCTGGTCGCAGGGCGGCGCTGTAGAACAGGACATGGCGCTGATCTTTGCCGGCGAGGCCTTGAATCGCCTGCGCGGCGAGCTTGCCGGACGGCAGCAGGAATATGGAATCAGCGACGGCGAGCTCAATGATCTTTTCAGCGCCGAAAACAACCGAGTGATCCAGGAAGCGCAAAAAGCGGAGCGCTACAATCAACTGGCCGAGGAAGCGCTGAAGGGAAACTTTGGGCTCAGCGGTCTGAACGAAGACCAGACAACGCTGCGCGATACCTTCCGGCAATTTGCCGACGAGGTCGTCGCGCCACGCGCCGAGCACGTCCACCGCCACGACGATTTCGTTCCCGATGAGATTCTCAACGGTCTGGTCGAAATGGGGGCCTTTGGCATCACCATTCCAGGTCAGTACGGCGGATTCCTGGACGACTACGGCAACACCGGTATGATGCTGGTAACCGAGGAGCTATCACGCGGCGGACTATCGATTGCCGGATCGCTGATCACCCGGCCCGAAATCCTGAGCAAAGCGCTGCTGAAAGGCGGGACGGACGAACAGAAGCAAAAGTGGCTGCCCGCTCTGGCGGCAGGCGAGCGCATCAACTCCATCGCCGTAACCGAGCCCAATTTTGGCTCCGATGTCGCTGGCATGAAAGTGGCCGCTGACAAAGTGGAAGGCGGCTGGTTGATCAACGGCGTCAAAACCTGGTGCACCTTTGCCGGCTATTCCGATGTGGTGCTGGTCCTGGCCCGGACCGAAAAGGATCTGGGGCTGAAGCACAAGGGTCTGTCCATTTTGCTGGCGGAAAAGCCGCGGGATAAGGGGCACAAGTTTGAGTTCAAGCAGGACAAGGGCGGTAAGATCGAGGGCAGCGCCATTCCTACCATTGGCTACCGCGGAATGCACAGCTTTGAAGTGAACTTTGATAACTACTTTGTACCGGACGAAAATCTGATCGGCGGCGAAAAGGGCCGAGGCCAGGGATTCTATTTGCAGATGGCGGGTTTTGCCGGCGGTCGCGTTCAGACTGCGGCGCGCGCCAACGGCGTCATGCAAGCTTCGCTGGAAGCTGCCTGCCGCTACGCCAGCGAACGCAAGGTGTTTGGTCGCGAAATTATGCACTACCAGATGACCAAATGGAAGATTGCGCGCATGGCAATGATCGTGCAATGCTCGCGCCAGTACAGCCTGCATGTCGCCCGCTTGATGGACGATCACAAGGGTCAGATGGAAGCGACGCTGATCAAGTTCTACGCTTCGCGCATTTCCGAATGGGTTGCACGCGAAGCGATGCAGATCCACGGCGGCATGGGCTATGCCGAAGAATATGCGGTATCGCGCTACTTCGTGGACGCGCGCGTCTTCTCGATCTTCGAGGGCGCCGAGGAAGTCATGGCTTTGCGCGTATGCGCGCGAGATCTTTTGAACCAGGCAGCGCCGGTGGCGCGCTGA
- a CDS encoding patatin-like phospholipase family protein, with protein sequence MSVARPRLALCMNSSFFGFYAHAGFLQGLVERGIRPAAVSGASAGALVAAVYASGGDLQQAFSGPGQNLVRNSFLEAGAGWRALRALYGAHETGLIAGHRALDALHRILGRGRIEDCKIPLAIAVANLSECRSECVRSGPLAEFTLASCAVPGLFRARRVQGMDFWDGGIADPAPLDAWIDEPDIDLIVVHLVVNSDDLRVRRGPLRLWNGLARALQTQSDEIFRLKLELAERAGKRVLVTRTLAPRPGPFNAPAGDLARRAGQQTAANLQLPFPV encoded by the coding sequence ATGAGCGTAGCTCGACCGCGACTTGCCCTGTGCATGAATTCTTCATTCTTTGGATTTTACGCGCACGCCGGATTTTTGCAGGGGCTGGTAGAGCGAGGCATTCGTCCAGCAGCCGTATCTGGCGCTTCGGCTGGCGCGCTGGTAGCGGCAGTCTATGCCAGCGGCGGCGATCTGCAGCAGGCCTTCAGCGGACCCGGACAGAACCTGGTGCGCAATTCCTTTCTGGAAGCGGGCGCTGGCTGGCGGGCGCTGCGCGCGCTTTATGGCGCCCACGAAACGGGATTGATCGCAGGTCATCGCGCCCTCGACGCACTGCACCGCATTCTGGGCCGCGGACGAATTGAAGATTGTAAGATCCCGCTGGCCATTGCCGTGGCCAATCTGAGCGAGTGTCGATCGGAGTGTGTGCGCAGCGGTCCGCTGGCGGAATTTACGCTGGCCAGCTGCGCAGTTCCGGGTTTGTTTCGGGCGCGTCGCGTGCAGGGCATGGATTTCTGGGATGGCGGCATCGCTGACCCGGCGCCGCTGGATGCGTGGATCGATGAACCTGATATTGATCTGATTGTAGTGCATCTGGTGGTCAATTCTGATGACCTTCGGGTGCGGCGTGGTCCGCTGCGCCTCTGGAATGGCCTGGCGCGAGCCCTGCAAACGCAAAGTGATGAGATCTTTCGGCTGAAACTGGAACTGGCGGAGCGCGCAGGGAAGAGGGTGCTTGTGACGCGAACGCTGGCGCCAAGGCCAGGCCCCTTCAATGCGCCAGCCGGGGACCTTGCCCGTCGCGCCGGTCAGCAAACTGCCGCCAATTTGCAGCTTCCATTTCCAGTCTGA
- a CDS encoding homoserine O-acetyltransferase: MQSQSESIESRDLQDQSIAGYSSSLGFTEIQTARIVNFRTSSGFEFPEIEIAYMTLGQLSPARDNVVLICHALSGSAHVAGMDRESGRPGWWDYHVGPGKTIDTDRFYVIATNVLGGCSGSTGPASIDPRTGQRYAMRFPPVTIRDMVRAQAALMDQLGIERVFAAIGGSMGGMQAMTWTVDYPERIGHAVVIASCMAHSAMQIAFNEVGRQAIFTDPDWQGGAYYDAARPEHGLAVARMVGHVTYLSEYSMHTKFGRRLQRPATPEDLFPAFFSVESYLHHQGESFVRRFDPNSYLYITKALDMFDILEGQAPAAVFTGGAAEFLVVSFESDWLYPPSQSREMVRALKRSNRSASYVNLSTPYGHDSFLIENPAFNRIVSNYLQQNYSRQPGR; this comes from the coding sequence ATGCAGAGTCAGTCTGAAAGTATCGAAAGCAGGGATCTTCAGGATCAGAGCATCGCCGGCTATTCTTCGTCGCTGGGCTTTACCGAAATCCAGACCGCGCGCATTGTCAACTTTCGCACCTCCAGCGGATTTGAGTTTCCCGAAATCGAAATTGCTTACATGACGCTGGGCCAGCTGTCGCCGGCCCGCGACAACGTTGTCCTGATCTGTCACGCCCTCTCTGGCAGCGCACACGTGGCCGGCATGGATCGCGAAAGCGGTCGTCCCGGTTGGTGGGATTATCATGTCGGACCAGGAAAAACCATAGATACAGATCGATTCTATGTGATCGCCACCAACGTTCTGGGCGGATGCAGCGGCAGTACCGGTCCAGCCTCCATTGATCCGCGCACCGGCCAACGCTATGCGATGCGCTTTCCGCCGGTGACGATTCGCGATATGGTGCGCGCTCAAGCAGCCCTGATGGATCAACTGGGCATTGAACGCGTGTTTGCCGCAATCGGCGGGTCGATGGGCGGTATGCAGGCTATGACCTGGACGGTGGACTATCCGGAGCGCATTGGCCATGCTGTGGTGATAGCTTCTTGCATGGCGCATTCGGCGATGCAGATTGCCTTTAACGAAGTCGGTCGGCAGGCGATTTTTACTGATCCGGATTGGCAGGGCGGCGCCTACTATGACGCCGCTCGTCCAGAGCATGGCCTTGCAGTGGCGCGGATGGTCGGCCACGTAACTTACCTTTCCGAATACTCCATGCACACCAAATTCGGACGCCGCTTGCAGCGTCCGGCTACGCCTGAAGATCTCTTCCCGGCCTTTTTTTCCGTGGAAAGTTACCTGCACCACCAGGGAGAAAGCTTTGTGCGCCGTTTTGATCCAAACAGCTACCTCTACATCACCAAGGCCCTGGATATGTTCGATATCCTGGAGGGTCAGGCGCCGGCGGCTGTATTTACCGGGGGCGCAGCCGAATTCCTTGTTGTTTCCTTTGAATCGGATTGGCTCTATCCCCCTTCGCAATCGCGTGAAATGGTGCGCGCACTAAAACGTTCCAATCGTTCCGCCAGCTACGTCAATTTGAGCACGCCCTATGGCCACGATTCCTTTCTAATTGAGAATCCGGCCTTCAACCGGATTGTGTCGAACTATCTGCAACAAAATTACTCCAGGCAACCCGGTCGCTGA
- the hemH gene encoding ferrochelatase produces MQKTGLLLVNVGSPARPESGAVRRYLRQFLGDRRVLDLPTVLRWLLLEAIILPFRPRRSARAYREIWMQEGSPLIEYSRRFAEALQERLKEQERQDVVVALAMRYGRPSIAEALEKLRQAKATQLLVAPMYPQYAAATTASSLDEVFRILQSEWDIPTLHTLPPFFDAEQFIEPYARRLRLLHQELQQRGAPADLTLFSFHGLPERQIKRSDYAGQCRFDESCCSHSGAHNARCYRAQCFATARAMAQQAGIAADKYRVSFQSRLGRTPWIAPYTDELIVQLAREGCRSLAAVSPSFTADCLETLEELAMRGAASFRQHGGRDFHYLACPNDDPNWVSGFLALSLAASNVV; encoded by the coding sequence ATGCAGAAAACCGGACTCCTGCTGGTTAATGTTGGTTCCCCGGCGCGACCGGAGAGCGGCGCCGTGCGGCGCTACCTGCGACAATTCCTGGGCGATCGCCGCGTGCTTGATTTGCCGACTGTGCTCCGCTGGTTGCTTCTGGAAGCAATCATACTGCCTTTTCGGCCGCGCCGTTCGGCCCGCGCCTACCGCGAGATCTGGATGCAGGAAGGCTCGCCATTGATTGAATACAGCCGGCGATTTGCTGAAGCCTTGCAGGAACGCCTGAAGGAGCAGGAACGACAGGATGTAGTCGTTGCTCTGGCCATGCGCTACGGCCGTCCCTCGATTGCAGAGGCCCTGGAAAAATTGCGCCAGGCAAAGGCGACGCAGCTGCTCGTCGCGCCCATGTATCCGCAATATGCCGCGGCCACAACCGCTTCGTCGCTTGACGAAGTGTTTCGCATATTGCAAAGCGAGTGGGATATTCCGACGCTGCACACGCTGCCGCCATTTTTTGATGCGGAGCAGTTTATTGAACCCTATGCTCGACGCCTGCGGCTATTGCATCAAGAATTGCAGCAACGCGGGGCGCCGGCCGATCTTACGCTCTTTTCTTTTCATGGACTCCCCGAGCGCCAGATCAAGCGCTCTGATTATGCCGGCCAGTGTCGTTTTGATGAGAGCTGCTGCTCGCACAGCGGCGCACATAACGCGCGCTGCTATCGAGCGCAGTGCTTTGCGACGGCTCGCGCCATGGCACAGCAAGCGGGCATCGCCGCCGACAAATACCGCGTATCGTTTCAGTCCCGGCTTGGGCGCACGCCCTGGATTGCCCCGTACACGGATGAGCTCATTGTGCAGCTGGCGCGCGAGGGCTGCCGCTCGCTGGCGGCAGTTTCGCCTTCGTTTACTGCCGATTGCCTGGAGACGCTGGAAGAGCTGGCGATGCGCGGCGCGGCCAGCTTTCGCCAGCACGGCGGGCGTGATTTTCATTATCTGGCCTGCCCCAATGATGATCCAAACTGGGTGAGCGGCTTTCTGGCGCTCTCGCTTGCCGCCAGCAACGTCGTCTGA